The segment GCGCGCGGGCGCCGGGCGGGGCTGCTGGCCGGGTACGCGATCGGCACGGTCGGGGCGGCCCTGGTCGTGCTGGCCGCCTCCGTGAAGAGCTTCCCGCTGCTCATGCTCGGCATGGCCGCCTTCGGCGCCGCGTCCTCCGCCAACCTCCAGGCCCGCTTCGCCGCCGCCGACCTCGCCGCCCCGGACCGGCGGGCCCGTGCGATCTCGGTGGTCGTCTGGGCCTCCACCATCGGCGCGGTGCTCGGGCCGAACCTCTCCGCCCCGGCCAGCGACAGCTTCGCCGGCACCTCCATACCCCAGACGGCGGGGCCCTTCGTGTGGGCGGCCGCCGTCTTCGTCCTCACCGGCACCCTGCTCGGCGTACTGCTGCGGCCCGACCCGCTGCTGACCGCGCGGGCCCTGGCCGGGCCCGGCGAGGAATCCCGCCAGGGCCGCTCGCTGCGTGCCGGGTTCGCCGCCGTCAAGGCCTCACCACGGGCCCGGCTCGCGCTGCTGACCGTCGCGGTGTCGCACACCACCATGGTCTCGATCATGGTGATGACCCCGGTCGACCTCGGCCACCACGGCGCGGGCCTGAAGCTGGTCGGGCTGGTGATCAGCGGGCACATCGCGGGCATGTTCGCGTTCTCGCCCGTCATGGGCTGGCTCGCCGACCGGCTGGGCAGGTTCTCCGTGATCGGCCTGGCGGCCGGGCTGCTCTCGGTCGCCGCCCTGCTGGCCGGTACGGCCGCCGGGAACCACGCGCAGAGCGCGGCCGGTCTCTTCCTGCTCGGCCTCGGCTGGTCCGCCGGCATGGTCTCCGGCTCGGCGCTGCTGACCGACTCGGTGCCGCAGCCCGCACGGGCCGCCGTCCAGGGCCTGAGCGACCTGACGATGAATGCGGCGGCCGGTCTGGGCGGCGCGGCCGCCGGCCTGGTGATGTCCCAGGCCGGCTACGGCTGGCTCAACGCCATCGGCGCTTCGCTGCTGCTGCCGATGGCCGCGCTGGCCCTGTTCACCGCCCGGCGGCACCCGGCGGCCGCCGCACCGTAGGGCGACCGCCGTTTCAGAGGTTGATGTGGTAGGCCTTGCGCAGGGTCTCGTGGACCGTCCAGGTGGTCCGGTCGCCCTTGCGCAGTACGCAGGCCGAGCCGGGTCCCAGCTCCAGGGTCGCGCCGCCCTCCACTTCCACGGTGGCGCGGCCGCTGACGACCACGAACAGTTCGTCGGCCTCGGTGTCGGTGACCACCCCGGGGGTGATCTGCCAGATGCCCCGGATCTGGGAGCCGTCCTCGGACTCCCAGAGCACCTTGCCGGTCACCACCGGGGCGCCGGAGACGATCTGGGCGGGGTCGAGGTCCTCGGCCTCCAGCTCGCCGTCGGGGACGTCCGTGACGGATACGGCGAAGGAGGCGGGGGCGGCGCTGTGGTCACTGGTGCTCATGGTGCGCCAGCGTAGGGCGGCCGCGCCGGCCGCGGGGTGATCAGAGCGTCCAGCGCGGGCGCGGCGCGCGCGTCACTCCGTCGAGTGCGCGGGGCGGCTTCGCGCCGGAGTGGGCGGGGGCGCGTTTGCGGGCGCGCGCCCCGTGCCATGGATGGGGACATGCCACAGCACAGAGCAGCCGAGGTCCCCGTCCTGTCGGAAGAGGTGCGCGAGGCGCTCGCCGCGCGCAGGCCCGTCGTCGCCCTGGAGTCGACGATCATCGCGCACGGCCTGCCCCGCCCCCGCAACCTGGCCGTGGGCCTGGAACTGGAGGAGCTGGTACGGGCGGAGGGCGCCGTCCCGGCGACGGTCGCGGTGGTCGACGGGGTGGCGTACGCGGGCCTGGACAAGGCGCGACTGGAGCGGATCGCGGCGGGCGAGGGGGTGCGCAAACTCGGCCACCGCGACCTGGCCCCGGCGCTCGCGACGGGCGCCACGGGTGCGACGACGGTCTCGGCGACGGCCTTCCTGGCGGCCCGGGCCGGCCTGCGGGTCTTCGCCACGGGCGGGCTGGGCGGCGTGCACCGCGGGTTCGCGCAGACCCAGGACGAGTCGGCGGACCTGTCCCTGCTGGCCCGTACCCGGATCACGGTGGTGTGCGCGGGCGTGAAGTCCGTCCTGGACGTCCCCGCCACGCTCCAGCGGCTGGAGACGCTCGGCGTGGCGGTCGTCGGCTACCGCACGCGCGCCTTTCCCGGGTTCTACCTGGCGGACTCCGGCGAGCCGGTCGACTGGACGGTGGAGCGGCCGGAGGCGGTGGCGGAGATGATGGCCGCCCAGGACGCCGTGGCGGGCCCGGAGTCGGCCCTGGTGGTGGCCAACCCGGTCCCCCGCTCCGAGCAGCTGGACCCGGCGCTCCACGACCGCGTGCTGGCGCAGGCGCTGGCCGAGTGCGAGGAGCGCGGGATCACGGGGCAGGCGGTGACACCGTTCCTGCTGGGGTTCCTGGTACGGGCGACCGGCGGGGCCTCGCTGGAGGCGAACGTGGCCGCGGTACGGGGGAACGTGCGGCTCGCGGCACAGATCGCCGGGGCGTGGGCGGACCTGGCATGACGGGGCGGGAGCGGGGGCCGCCCGGACACGGCAGGCGCGGGGGACGGGGGCGGGGACGGCCCGGACACCGCACGCACCGGGGGCGCTGGTGGTCGTCGGGGACGTGGTCACGGACGTGGTGGCGGTGCACCGGGAGCCGCTGGCCCCGGCCACCGACACCGCCGCCCGGATCCGCACCCTGCCCGGCGGGGCGGGGGCCAACGCGGCCTGCTGGGCGGCCCGCACGGGCACCGCCGAGGTACGGCTCCTGGCGCGGGTGGGCTGCGAGTCGGCGCGCTGGCACGAGCGGGCGCTGGTCGACGCGGGGGTGCGGCCCCGGCTGGTGGTGGACCCGGCCGAGCCGACCGGGACGGTGGTGGCGCTGGTCGGCGCCGACGCGGAGCGGACGTTCCTGACCGACAGCGGGGCCTCCCTGCGGCTGTGCCCGGCCGACTGGGCGCCCTCCCTGCTGGACGGGGCGGCCCACCTCCACCTGTCCGGCTACCTGTTCTTCGCCGAGCCCAGCCGGGAGCTGGCCCTGGTCGCCCTGCGGGCCGCACGGACGCGGGGGGTACCGGTCAGCGTGGACCCCGCCTCGGCGGGGTTCCTGGCCGCACTGGGCCCCGAGGCCTTCCTGAGGGCGGTGGCGGGCGTGGGGACCCTCCTGCCGAACGAGGACGAGGCCCGCCTCCTGGCCGGGGTCCCGGACACCGCGCGGGCCGCGCAGGAGCTCAGCCGGCGCGTTCCGCTGGTGGTGGTGACGCGCGGCACCCGCGGTGCACTCGTCGCCGAGGACGGCCGGATCACGGCGGAGGTCGAGGCGGAACCGGCGGACGCGGTGGACACCACCGGCGCGGGCGACGCCTTCACCGGCGGCTTCCTGGCGGCCCGCCTCTCGGGCGCCACCCCACCGACCGCAGCCCGCGCGGGCTGCCACACGGCGGCCCAAGCAATAACCCGCCTGGGCGGCCGGCCCTAGGGCGCTACCGTTCGCGGATCCCGGTCCAGGCCGGGTGGCGGGGGTCGTCGGCGCGGACCAGGGCGTCCGCCGTCGATTGCGGGCCCGACTCGCGGGCGTAGCGGGCGAAAGCCGGCAGGGTCCAGTGGTCCGAGGGGTCCGTGCGCCGGGCCAGGGCGCCCGGTGAGAGGCTGATGTGCACGCTCAGGTCGAAGGGGAACCAGTGGCCCAGCAGGAGGGGGCCGTGCAGGATCAGGACGCCGCCCGGCGGGAGTTGCGCGTACGGGCTGCGGGTGGCGCGGTCGGTCACCGGGTCCCACAGGTCCGGCAGGACGCGTCCGGTGCCGCCGGGGTCCGTCGGCGCGAAGACCTCCCGCCACAGCGCTCCCGTGTCGTACCAGCCGCCCAGGTAGGTGTCCACGTCCTGCCGGCCGAACTCGAACCGCAGCGACGCCGGCTGCAGGAACCCGCCGGCCGCCACCACCAGCGCGGAACGCCCGCGCTGTCGCAGGGCGTCGGCCAGTTCGGCCGCGAGGACGCCGGTGCCGGCGGCGGGCGCGCCGTCGATGCCGACGCGCTGCCAGGGGCCGCCCCCTTCGGACGGTGCGTCGAGGTGGCCGGCGAGCCGCTCGGCCATCCGCTGCCAGGTGATCGCTTCCAGCTTCACGAACCAATTGTCAGTGGTCGCCCTTAGCGTTTTTCACGAGGGATCACCGGTGAACAGGAGCCGGCGGCCCGACTCTTGGGGAGGGGTCTGTCATGGCGCGGGAGACGACGTACCTGGAGCTGTCGCAGGAGGACGGCGCGGCGCACAAGTTCTACGAGGTGACCGTCGACGGCGTCCTCGTATCGGTGCGCTACGGCCGCATCGGCGCGGCCGGCCAGCTGCAGAGCTCGTCGTTCCCGACGGCGGAGAAGGCGCGGGCCGCCGCGGCCAAGAAGATCGGCGAGAAGGTCCGCAAGGGGTACGCCCCGGCGGTGCGGGGCGCGCGGGCGGCGCGGCCGGTGACCCGTCGCCAGGTGGCCTCGGCGCCGTCGACGGCCCGGGCGGTGGCGCCGGTGCTGTGGCGCTTCCGCACCGGTTCCGCGGCCTTCGGCATCCATGTGGACGAGGACCGCTGCTGGGTGGGCAACCAGGCGGGCGATGTCTACACGGTGAGCCACGGCGGGGAGGTGCTCGCCCGGTACTCGCTGCCGGACGGGGTGAAGTGCCTGGTCGCCGACGAGTTCTGGATCTACGCGGGCTGTGACGACGGCACGGTGTACGACCTGTCGTCCAAGGTGCCGTTCGGGGCGTACGGGATAGCCGCGGACGTGGACATCTACTGGCTCGACATCCACGAGGGCGTGCTGCACGTCTCGGACGCGAACGGCGGCCTGACGGTCATCGACCACGAGGACGAGCACCAGTGGTCCCGCAAGTCCGCGGGCAACGGCGCCTGGATGGTCCGCGCGGACGAGCGGGCGGTGTACCACGGTCACGCCGGCGGCGTGACGGCCTACGCGGCGGACGGCACGGGCCAGTTGTGGCACACGGGGACACCCGGCGGGGTGCTGTTCGGCTGGCAGGAGCAGGACGCGGTGTACGCGGGGACGGTGCGCAACACCGTGCAGCGGCTGTCGAAGGCGACGGGCGCGGTCGAGGCCTCGTACCGGTGCGACGCGGCGGTGTACTCGTGCGCGACCTCGCCGGACGGGCGGCACGTGTTCGCCGGTGACTCCTCGTCCTCGGTGTACTGCTTCGACGCCGACGGGCGGCGGCTGTGGAAGCTGGGCACGGGCAGCGGGTCGGCGCTGTCGATGCAGTACCTGGACGAGCGGCTCTACCTGGTCACGACGGACGGTTCGCTGGTGTGCGTGGACGCGAGCGAGGCGGCGATCGCGGCGGCCCAGCGGGGTTCCGTGCCGACGGCGGTGGACGTGAAGTCGGCCGCGGCGCTGCCGGTGTTCACCCCGGCGGCGTCGGCCGCCGCGGTGGCGACGGTGTCGGTGGCTTCGGTGCCGTCGGGCGGTGTGGTGGTCGAGTGCGTCCAGGTGGGCGGCCGGATGCGGGTGCAGGTGGTGTCGGACGGTTTCGAGCCGGCCTGGAACGTGCAGTTCCCGCGGGGGATACGGGAGGCCGGGGCCCGCTACGTGGTGGACGGTCTGCATGCGGCGGCCGGGGGCTTCTACCGGGTGCGGGGCGAGATACGCCGGCTGGTCTGACCGGGGTGGCCCGGGGCTGCCGGGGCCGGGGGGGCCGCTTGGACCCGTGCGGGTGGTGCCGTGGTGGACGGGGGTCTCCACGGCGCCGCCCGGGCGGCTCAGGGGGTGTGGTCCGGGCAGCCGCAGGGGGTGGCGCCGAGCGGGGCGGGGGCGGGCAGGGCCCAGGGGTCGTCGTCGGCGAGTGCGCAGGTGACGTGGAGGACGACCGGGGCGGGGCCGAGGTTGCGGCCGAGGTGGACGTGGTCGTGGCCTTCGGGTTCGACGAAGGTGGCCCCCGTGGGGTGGACCTCCACGGTGCCGTCGGACAGGATCCGGGTGAGGGTCCCGGAGGTGACGGCCGCCATGAGGGGTACGAGGTGGTAGTGCCAGCCCGTGCAGCCGCCGGGCGGTATGACGACCTCCCGGCCCGAGAGGTCCGCGGGGAGCCGCGTTCTCGTGTGCCTCTCCGTCGTCGCCTGCCGTGCGCCCATGTGCTCTCCTCCACGGGCTCACCGCGTCCCGTACCGGCTCCCGTACGGGGTCACGCTAAGTGGAGGTCATAAGGTCCGGACAGATTTTCCGAATAACCAATAACCCACCTCCGTAAGGTGATATGGGCACCGGTCGGCGGTATCACAACCGCATGAGTCTCGTCGTCTTCGAGTCACTGAGGCCGGTCCACTGCGCCGAGTGCCGGCGGGGTCCGCTGCGGCACCTCGTCCGTGAGTCCGGGGTGCCGCGCTGCCTGGACTGTGCCGACCTGGGGCACCTCGTGTACCTGCCGCGCGGCAACGCGGCGCTCACCCGCCGGGCGCGGGAGGCCAGTTCGCTGTCGGCCGTCGTGGTGCGCCGGCACCGGGGGCGCCGGCGCTACGAGCGTCAGGGGCTGCTCGTCGAGGACGCCGCCCTGGCCCGCGCCGAGCGCGCCTGCCTCGCGGACGCCGACGCCCGGGCCCGGCGCCGGGAGCGGGACCGGCTGCGCCGGGCGGCCGAGGACGTACGGTTCACGGCCGCCTTCGCCGCCGAGATCCTGCGGCTGTTCCCCGGCTGTCCGCCCGAGCGGGCGCAGGCGATCGCCGCCCACGCCTCGGTGCGCGGCAGCGGCCGGGTCGGCCGCACCGCGGCCGGCCGGGCCCTGGACGAGCAGGCGGTGTCGATGGCGGTGCGGGCGGCCGTGCGGCACACCGACACCGAGTACGACGCCCTGCTGATGGCGGGGGTGCACCGGTTCGAGGCCCGCGCCCGGCTCGCGGCCCGCATCGACGCGATCCTCGACGGATGGCGTGCGGGGCCCGTCAGTTGACGCGGAAGCGGCGGTAGAGCATCACCCCGCCGAGGAGCAGTGCGCCGCTGCCGGGCAGCAGGTAGCCGAGCCCGTCGGAGCCGGTGTGGGCGAGGGCCGCGGGGCCGCCGGCCGGCAGGGAGGGCGCCGGGGTCGCGGGCGGGGTGACGGGCCGCTCGGTGACCGGCGGCAGCGGCTGGGGCGGCTTGCCCCCGGTGGGGGTCTCGCCGTTGACGGAGGTGTTCCCGTGGGAGGCGTTGCCGGCGCCGACGACGCTCACCGAGTTCCCGCTCACGTTGAGCGGGAGGTCGACGGGGAGTTGGATGCCGTTGCCGGACAGCACCCCGGGAGAATCCTTTCCGCGCCCTTCGGCAGCGGCCCCGCCCCCTTGCCCGCCCCCGGGTTTCGACGGATGGGAGGGCCTGGGATCGGGATTCCCGCCGTCCGGGCCCGTGTTGGCACAGCGGTTGCCCGCGGCCGGGTTGAGCACGCCGACCACGCTCACGGTGTTCCCGCACACGTTCACCGGCACGTGGACCGGCAGCTGCACCAGGTTCCCCGAGAGCAGCCCCGGCGAGCGCTGGGCGGTCCCGCCCGCGTCGGCGTCGGCGTGGGCGAGGCCGCCCACTCCCGCCACCGCCAGGCCGCCACCCGCGACCATCGCCGCGATCAAGCCGTTCCGACGACTGTGACGCATCAGCATTTCCTGCCTTCCGGAGGGTTTCCAGGGCGTCGCGCCCGTACCGGAGACAACGCGGTGGACCCGTTCGGGTTATAGAGCCGGTAGGCATTTCACTCCATCGTGTACTGGGTAGTGCCTACTTCATGACAGAACGACCGCTGCTCCTGCTGGACGTGGACGGCCCGCTGAACCCCTTCCGGTCCCTCTCGGCGGGACTGCGCGGCTACACCAGCCACCGCATGCGCCCGGACGTCTGGCTCGCCTACCGCGACCCGCAATCCCGCCGCGCCCGTCGCGGGGTGCGGGTGCGCCTGCACCCCTCGCACGGGGCCCGCCTGCTGGCCCTGCCCTTCGAACTCGCCTGGGCCACCGCCTGGACCCATCAGGCCAACACCCTGATCTCCCCGCACATCGGGCTGCCCGCCGACCTCCCCGTGGTCGACTGGCCGGAGCTCTTCGCCCGCGACCCGGACGGCCTCTCCTGGAAGACCCGCCACCTCCTGGACTGGGCGGCCGGGCGCCCCTTCGCCTGGGTCGACGACATGATCACCCCGCAGGACCGGGCCTGGGTCCGCGAGCACCATCCGGCCCCGGCCCTCCTGCTGCGCGTCCTGCCCCGCCACGGCCTGCGCGAGCGGGACTTCGCGGCCCTGTCCTCCTGGGCGGCCGGGCTCAGCCCCGCAGGGCGCTGACCGGGTCCGGAGAGGGCCGGCCCGTGGGCCACCAGTCGTCCGTCCCCGGACGGGACTCGTAGGCGTACCAGAGGCCGTCGCGGCCCAGGCGGAGCTGGCGGGTGCGGTCGGTGAGGCGGTTGCGTCCGGGGCGGAAGGAGCCCTGTCCGGCGGCGAGCAGGGCGGGGCGGGCCCGGTCGAAGGGGCCGGCCGGCGGGTCCCACGGCTCGTCGAGGACGGTCAGCGCGGGCAGCCCGCCCTGCCGCCAGGCCGCGGCGGCGCGGGCCAGGTCGGTGGTGGTCCGCCCGGTGGCCCTGGCCAGTTCGCGGTAGAGGGCGCGGGCGGCGCCGGTGAGACCGGCCGTGGGGTGAGCGGAGGCCAGTCGTACGGCGTCCTGCCAGAGGCCGAGTCCGCCGATCGGGTCCTCGCCCGTGGTGAGCAGCGCCAGGGCGCGGGCGGCCGCGTCACCGGCAAGCTGCTCCAGCGCCAGCGGGTCCGGGGCCGCCGGGTCGGACGGGTAGGCGGGCGGCGCTCCCACCGCCGCCGGAGCGGCGAGCGGGGCGGGCAGCGGGGGCAGGACCGTGCGGGCCACCGCGGCGCGGGCCGGAACACCGGGGAAGTCCAGCGCGGCGTCGGGCCGTTCGCGCGCGGCGTGCGCGGCGT is part of the Streptomyces katrae genome and harbors:
- a CDS encoding uridine kinase, whose amino-acid sequence is MKLEAITWQRMAERLAGHLDAPSEGGGPWQRVGIDGAPAAGTGVLAAELADALRQRGRSALVVAAGGFLQPASLRFEFGRQDVDTYLGGWYDTGALWREVFAPTDPGGTGRVLPDLWDPVTDRATRSPYAQLPPGGVLILHGPLLLGHWFPFDLSVHISLSPGALARRTDPSDHWTLPAFARYARESGPQSTADALVRADDPRHPAWTGIRER
- a CDS encoding WGR domain-containing protein; translation: MARETTYLELSQEDGAAHKFYEVTVDGVLVSVRYGRIGAAGQLQSSSFPTAEKARAAAAKKIGEKVRKGYAPAVRGARAARPVTRRQVASAPSTARAVAPVLWRFRTGSAAFGIHVDEDRCWVGNQAGDVYTVSHGGEVLARYSLPDGVKCLVADEFWIYAGCDDGTVYDLSSKVPFGAYGIAADVDIYWLDIHEGVLHVSDANGGLTVIDHEDEHQWSRKSAGNGAWMVRADERAVYHGHAGGVTAYAADGTGQLWHTGTPGGVLFGWQEQDAVYAGTVRNTVQRLSKATGAVEASYRCDAAVYSCATSPDGRHVFAGDSSSSVYCFDADGRRLWKLGTGSGSALSMQYLDERLYLVTTDGSLVCVDASEAAIAAAQRGSVPTAVDVKSAAALPVFTPAASAAAVATVSVASVPSGGVVVECVQVGGRMRVQVVSDGFEPAWNVQFPRGIREAGARYVVDGLHAAAGGFYRVRGEIRRLV
- a CDS encoding SWIM zinc finger family protein, whose protein sequence is MITARDDRRRTFETVPAGPEAVTWWGRAWVRALEESAPDAGRLARGRAYAGEGHVDAVTVTPGRIVAYVRGSRARPYRTELALAAFADAEWAEVLEAVAADPAALAALLEREVPQSLAGLILPGAGELRARCSCPDPARPPCKHAAALCYRAARLLDADPFVLLLLRGRGERELLEDLARRNAAHAARERPDAALDFPGVPARAAVARTVLPPLPAPLAAPAAVGAPPAYPSDPAAPDPLALEQLAGDAAARALALLTTGEDPIGGLGLWQDAVRLASAHPTAGLTGAARALYRELARATGRTTTDLARAAAAWRQGGLPALTVLDEPWDPPAGPFDRARPALLAAGQGSFRPGRNRLTDRTRQLRLGRDGLWYAYESRPGTDDWWPTGRPSPDPVSALRG
- a CDS encoding MFS transporter → MTASPTTPPAASAATPTTASSSVTAADLPRIQRRTSAVLIAGQMLGGLGVPISIALAPVLATEISGTEALSGFASTAAVIGTALVSLPLAALTTARGRRAGLLAGYAIGTVGAALVVLAASVKSFPLLMLGMAAFGAASSANLQARFAAADLAAPDRRARAISVVVWASTIGAVLGPNLSAPASDSFAGTSIPQTAGPFVWAAAVFVLTGTLLGVLLRPDPLLTARALAGPGEESRQGRSLRAGFAAVKASPRARLALLTVAVSHTTMVSIMVMTPVDLGHHGAGLKLVGLVISGHIAGMFAFSPVMGWLADRLGRFSVIGLAAGLLSVAALLAGTAAGNHAQSAAGLFLLGLGWSAGMVSGSALLTDSVPQPARAAVQGLSDLTMNAAAGLGGAAAGLVMSQAGYGWLNAIGASLLLPMAALALFTARRHPAAAAP
- a CDS encoding carbohydrate kinase family protein; translation: MVVVGDVVTDVVAVHREPLAPATDTAARIRTLPGGAGANAACWAARTGTAEVRLLARVGCESARWHERALVDAGVRPRLVVDPAEPTGTVVALVGADAERTFLTDSGASLRLCPADWAPSLLDGAAHLHLSGYLFFAEPSRELALVALRAARTRGVPVSVDPASAGFLAALGPEAFLRAVAGVGTLLPNEDEARLLAGVPDTARAAQELSRRVPLVVVTRGTRGALVAEDGRITAEVEAEPADAVDTTGAGDAFTGGFLAARLSGATPPTAARAGCHTAAQAITRLGGRP
- a CDS encoding pseudouridine-5'-phosphate glycosidase — protein: MPQHRAAEVPVLSEEVREALAARRPVVALESTIIAHGLPRPRNLAVGLELEELVRAEGAVPATVAVVDGVAYAGLDKARLERIAAGEGVRKLGHRDLAPALATGATGATTVSATAFLAARAGLRVFATGGLGGVHRGFAQTQDESADLSLLARTRITVVCAGVKSVLDVPATLQRLETLGVAVVGYRTRAFPGFYLADSGEPVDWTVERPEAVAEMMAAQDAVAGPESALVVANPVPRSEQLDPALHDRVLAQALAECEERGITGQAVTPFLLGFLVRATGGASLEANVAAVRGNVRLAAQIAGAWADLA
- a CDS encoding chaplin, encoding MRHSRRNGLIAAMVAGGGLAVAGVGGLAHADADAGGTAQRSPGLLSGNLVQLPVHVPVNVCGNTVSVVGVLNPAAGNRCANTGPDGGNPDPRPSHPSKPGGGQGGGAAAEGRGKDSPGVLSGNGIQLPVDLPLNVSGNSVSVVGAGNASHGNTSVNGETPTGGKPPQPLPPVTERPVTPPATPAPSLPAGGPAALAHTGSDGLGYLLPGSGALLLGGVMLYRRFRVN
- a CDS encoding DUF2293 domain-containing protein; the encoded protein is MSLVVFESLRPVHCAECRRGPLRHLVRESGVPRCLDCADLGHLVYLPRGNAALTRRAREASSLSAVVVRRHRGRRRYERQGLLVEDAALARAERACLADADARARRRERDRLRRAAEDVRFTAAFAAEILRLFPGCPPERAQAIAAHASVRGSGRVGRTAAGRALDEQAVSMAVRAAVRHTDTEYDALLMAGVHRFEARARLAARIDAILDGWRAGPVS
- a CDS encoding cupin domain-containing protein yields the protein MSTSDHSAAPASFAVSVTDVPDGELEAEDLDPAQIVSGAPVVTGKVLWESEDGSQIRGIWQITPGVVTDTEADELFVVVSGRATVEVEGGATLELGPGSACVLRKGDRTTWTVHETLRKAYHINL